AACCCAGCTCACCCGACTCGATCAACTCGCCGAGATCCTCCTCCATCGTCTCCAGGGCCCGTGCGCCCGTCTGATATGCGCGGATTTTAAAAGGGTTTTCCCCTTTCAGCTCCAAGAGCACCGCGATTTCTTCCAGAACCTCAACAATGTCAGCTTTATCCATGTCGCTTCATGCAAACAGCTGCGAAGGGCTCGGCAAAGCAAATTAGTCCTCCGCCCCGCAGGAGAGAAACTCTTCAATTTTATATTTGCGCAGCTTTCGGCGCACCCAGTCGAGCGCGGCGTGCACGGCCCGGGTCTTTACATCCATGCGCCCACCCGTGTACCGAACAGTCTTGGCCCAAACACCGACCGGCGAGTGGTAGCCGATATGAATGGTACCGACCGGGTTTTTCTCGTCGCCCCCCTCAGGTCCGGCGAAGCCGGTCACACTGATCCCGTAATCCGCCGACAGGCGCTCCGCGATCCCGGAGGCCATGGCGATGGCACACTCCGGACTGACCGCACCGTGCTGTTCCAGAATCGGTTCGGGCACGCCGACCTTGGAGACTTTGACATCGTTGCAGTAACAGACCACGCCGCCGACAAAGACCTTGGACGAACCGGGGATGTTGGTGAACGCATCGCAGAGGAGGCCGCCCGTGCAGGATTCGGCCACTGCCAGAGTGCGGTCAAGCGCCCGCAACTCGTGAAAGACTACGTCGGCCAGTGAGCAGTGCCCATAGCAAACAAAGTCCTCCCCGAGCAACTCGCGCGCTTCATGTGCGATTTCCTTGATCTGCCCCAGCGATAGAGACCCGTCACGGCTGCTCAGGCGTACATCGACGATTCCATAATGCACACAGTAGGCCACCGTAAGTCCGGGGTGGTTCGAAAAGATCGGCTGCAAGCTTTCTTCAACGGAGGATTCCCCCACCCCGCAGGTGCGGAGCTGGACATAAGCCTGTTCCTTCGAGAGCACGCCCATCTCCTGCAGAATCGGAATCGCCTGTTTTTCAAACATCGGTCGCAGCTCCTGCGTGGGACCGGGCAGCATGATCAATATTTTGCCGTCGCGCCGGAGCAGCAAGCCCGGCGCAGTGCCCCGCTCGTTGTGTAGCACCTCGCCGCCCGAAAAGTAATAGCACTGCTTTTCATGGTGCTTGGCCACCTTACGGCCCAGGAGTTTGAAGCGGGCCTCAATCGCATCGAGTATCGATTGGTCAAATAACAACTCGGCGCCCAGAGCCTCGGCCACGTTCTCTCGGGTCATGTCATCAGCGGTAGGCCCAAGCCCGCCGGTCGTAATCACAATATCGGAATGTTCCCAGGCATCGAGGAAAGCACGTTGGATCTCGGTCTTTTCATCTGTAATCACCCGACTGCGCTGAATGGGCAGGCCGTAACGTGCGAGTTGGTCGCCAAGATAGACCAAATGTGAGTTATCTCGGATGCCGACGAGCAGCTCGTCGCCAAAATTGATCACTTCAATGATAGGAGTCTTGGACATTGGTCGGTTTTTAAGCTTAGTAGTTTTCGGATAGTACACTAATTTGTCACAAATGCCAGAGTCGGGTAAAGATAAGTCCAGATCAGGGCTGAAAGAGAAAGTGCGCAAGCTGCCGCACAAGCCGGGCGTGTATCTAATGAAGGACCGCCTCGGCCAGACGATCTATGTGGGCAAGGCCAAGGACCTGAAAAAACGGGTCAGCACCTACTTTCAGGCTTCGCGCAAGCTCATGATCGCCCAGCCCAAAGTGAGGGCGATGATCGACCTGATCCACGACTTCGAGATCATCCTGGTAAAATCGGAGGCGGAAGCGCTGCTTCTCGAGGGCCAGCTGATCAAAAAATACCGGCCGCGCTACAATACCGACTTCACCGACGACAAGCGATTCCTGCTCGTACGAGTGGACCTTCGGGAAACCCTGCCCCGTTTCCGCCTGACCCGCAACCGGACGGACAGCGGCTCCCGCTATTACGGCCCCTTCGCCCACTCCGGCCATTTGCGCAAAACACTGGCCGAGCTGCGCCGCGAATTCGGCATCCTGCTGCATGACGCAAAGCCGGTTGACCTCGGCGACGGACGCTGGCGTCTCTACGACGATGCCCGACAGGAAATCTACGAGCACGAAAACGAGATCACAGAAGAAGAGTACAAGGAGCGCCTGGATGCCGCCTGCAAATTCCTTGAGGGCAAGGCCCGCGAGTGGCTGGGGGAACTGAAGGAGGAAATGAAGAGGGCCGCCGAGAGGCGCGATTACGAGACCGCCGCCTCGCTCCGCGACCGCATCGCCGCACTCGAGCAGACCGCGGCGCGGACCCGTAAATTCGAGCGGAACCTGCTCCACACCCAAAACAGCGAAACCGTGCTGGAGGAACTCAAGCAGAAGCTTGGCCTCGCCCGAAAACCGGTGCACATGGAGTGTTTCGACATTTCCCACATCTCCGGCAGCTTCTGCGTGGCTTCCATGGTCGCCTTCCGCAAAGCCAAGCCCGATCGCAAAAACTACCGGCGTTTCAAGATTCGCTCCTTTATCGGCAACGATGATTTCCGCGCCATGGAGGAAGTCGTTGGCCGACGCTACCGGCGGCTGTCCGATGAGGGCAAAAAATTTCCCGACCTCATCGTGATCGACGGCGGGGCCGGCCAGGTCACGGCTGCCCTCAAGGCCTTCCTCTCGCAGGGGCTGGAACCACCGGAGCTGATCGGCTTGGCCAAGCGGAACGAAACCGTCATCTTCTCCGACGGACGCAAGCCGCTCAATCTCGAGCACAACGACCCCGCTCTGCGCCTATTACAGCACATCCGCGACGAGGCCCACCACTTCGCCAACAGTTTTAACGCCGAACTGCGCAGCAAGCGACTCAAGGAGTCCATCCTCGACGACTTCAAGGGCCTCGGCACCCGGCGCAAGCAACAGCTCCTGCTTCACTTCGGTAGTATCCAGAAGCTGCGCGGCGCCAGCGTCGAGGCGCTCACCGAAGTCGAAGGCATCGGCAAATTGACCGCCGAGCGGCTGGTCGAATTTCTGCAGGACTCGTAGGGGTGCTGCTTCCTCCTTCGCTCGAAGCTACGGCGAGACATGTGTCGGCACCCGCGAACGCTGTTTGATCCGTCGAAAGTTTGGTTATGTATACGAACTTTCGCGGGCTTCGTCGTTCGACAAACTCACGGCCTTCGGAGAGGGAAGCCCCTACGCACGTCGCAAATCCCGGATCCCGGGTCCCTTTGCCCTAATCCCCAAACCCGTCCGGATTGGCCTCGTGCCACTTCCAGGCGGTGGCGATGATGTCCTTCACATCGGTGAACTTAATCTCCCAGCCAAGCTCGGCCTGCGCCTTGGAGGAATCGGCGTAGAGCGCGGGCGGATCGCCAGGGCGGCGGTCGGCTTCGACCACCGGCACTTTCTTGCCGGTCACTTCCTCGACCGCGTTGATAATCTCACGGACGGAATTGGGGGTGCCGGTGCCGAGATTGTAGAAACAGCTCGCGCCGGGCTCCGCCAGTTTTTCGAAGACGGCGATGTGGGCACGCGCCAGATCGTCCACGTGCACGTAGTCGCGCAGGCAGGTACCGTCCGGCGTGTCGTAGTCCGTGCCGAAAATTTTGATGTTTTCCCTGCGTCCGGTGGCGGCGTCGATGACCAGCGGAATAAGGTGGGTCTCGGGGTCGTGGTCCTCCCCGATGCTGCCGTCTTCAGCGGCACCGGCTGCGTTGAAATAACGAAAGGCGGCAAAGCTCAGGCCATAAGCGTGGGCGAAAGCCTTAAGGCAGTTCTCGACATCGAGCTTGGTCTGACCGTAGGGATTGATCGGCTTCTGTGGCAGGCTTTCCACCATCGGCAGGGTTTCCGGTTCACCATAAGTCGCACAGGTCGAGGAAAAGACGAACTTGTTCACCCCCTCATCCAGCATGGTTTCAAGCAGACGGAGGGTGGCGACAAAGTTGTTCTCGTAATATTTGCGCGGTTCCGTGACGGACTCGCCCACGTAGGCGAACGCCGCGAAGTGCATCACCAGATCAATCTTCTCGTCTTTCAGGATGGGCGCCACGACATCAGGATCGCCCAGATCGCCGTCATAAAAGGGAATATCGGGCGCCACCGCCTTGCGATGGCCGAAGACCAGATTATCCAGCACCACCGGACGATGCCCGGCAGCCTGCAGCTGGCGAACGCAATGACTGCCGATGTACCCGGCTCCTCCTACGACTAAAACATTCATGATGTTTCTCTTTAAGCCGGCACGATGACCTGTCCAAACTAAAAGTAGACTTCACAATACCAATTTACCCGAACACCTGCATCCTCAGTCCTTGAATGGTGGCAAGATCCTGCCAGTCGGCCCCGCGCAGTAGATTCGGTTTGGGCGGATATTTTCGTTTTTTCTCCCGTTGCCAGGCCCCAGCGTAACTCCGGACGAAGTCCTGACTGCCCAGGATGGCCCCATCGGTGAAGTAGCGCACCCGGCAGCGCAGCACAGTAGCTTTCGGCAGGAGCGCATCCTCTTTTTCAAGTACCTTCAGCGCCTTCTTCCGGCTGATTTCTGATACGGACCGATCACTGGCCCGCTTGCCAAAAATCAATGACCGGTGATCCCTCAAAGCGGCTTCAAA
This DNA window, taken from Coraliomargarita sinensis, encodes the following:
- the galE gene encoding UDP-glucose 4-epimerase GalE, with the translated sequence MNVLVVGGAGYIGSHCVRQLQAAGHRPVVLDNLVFGHRKAVAPDIPFYDGDLGDPDVVAPILKDEKIDLVMHFAAFAYVGESVTEPRKYYENNFVATLRLLETMLDEGVNKFVFSSTCATYGEPETLPMVESLPQKPINPYGQTKLDVENCLKAFAHAYGLSFAAFRYFNAAGAAEDGSIGEDHDPETHLIPLVIDAATGRRENIKIFGTDYDTPDGTCLRDYVHVDDLARAHIAVFEKLAEPGASCFYNLGTGTPNSVREIINAVEEVTGKKVPVVEADRRPGDPPALYADSSKAQAELGWEIKFTDVKDIIATAWKWHEANPDGFGD
- a CDS encoding competence/damage-inducible protein A; translated protein: MSKTPIIEVINFGDELLVGIRDNSHLVYLGDQLARYGLPIQRSRVITDEKTEIQRAFLDAWEHSDIVITTGGLGPTADDMTRENVAEALGAELLFDQSILDAIEARFKLLGRKVAKHHEKQCYYFSGGEVLHNERGTAPGLLLRRDGKILIMLPGPTQELRPMFEKQAIPILQEMGVLSKEQAYVQLRTCGVGESSVEESLQPIFSNHPGLTVAYCVHYGIVDVRLSSRDGSLSLGQIKEIAHEARELLGEDFVCYGHCSLADVVFHELRALDRTLAVAESCTGGLLCDAFTNIPGSSKVFVGGVVCYCNDVKVSKVGVPEPILEQHGAVSPECAIAMASGIAERLSADYGISVTGFAGPEGGDEKNPVGTIHIGYHSPVGVWAKTVRYTGGRMDVKTRAVHAALDWVRRKLRKYKIEEFLSCGAED
- a CDS encoding excinuclease ABC subunit UvrC; translated protein: MPESGKDKSRSGLKEKVRKLPHKPGVYLMKDRLGQTIYVGKAKDLKKRVSTYFQASRKLMIAQPKVRAMIDLIHDFEIILVKSEAEALLLEGQLIKKYRPRYNTDFTDDKRFLLVRVDLRETLPRFRLTRNRTDSGSRYYGPFAHSGHLRKTLAELRREFGILLHDAKPVDLGDGRWRLYDDARQEIYEHENEITEEEYKERLDAACKFLEGKAREWLGELKEEMKRAAERRDYETAASLRDRIAALEQTAARTRKFERNLLHTQNSETVLEELKQKLGLARKPVHMECFDISHISGSFCVASMVAFRKAKPDRKNYRRFKIRSFIGNDDFRAMEEVVGRRYRRLSDEGKKFPDLIVIDGGAGQVTAALKAFLSQGLEPPELIGLAKRNETVIFSDGRKPLNLEHNDPALRLLQHIRDEAHHFANSFNAELRSKRLKESILDDFKGLGTRRKQQLLLHFGSIQKLRGASVEALTEVEGIGKLTAERLVEFLQDS